Proteins from a genomic interval of Streptococcus oralis:
- a CDS encoding ABC transporter ATP-binding protein, whose protein sequence is MTEIRLEHVSYAYGDEKILEDINLQVTSGEVVSILGPSGVGKTTLFNLIAGILEVQSGRIVLDGEENPKGRVSYMLQKDLLLEHKTVLGNIILPLLIQKVDKAEAIARADEILATFQLTAVRDKYPHELSGGMRQRVALLRTYLFGHKLFLLDEAFSALDEMTKMELHAWYLEIHKQLQLTTLIITHSIEEALNLSDRIYILNNRPGQIVSEIKLDWSEDEDKEVQKIAYKRQILAELGLNT, encoded by the coding sequence ATGACAGAAATTAGACTAGAACACGTAAGCTATGCCTATGGCGATGAAAAGATTTTAGAGGACATCAACCTGCAGGTGACTTCGGGTGAAGTGGTTTCTATCCTAGGTCCAAGTGGTGTTGGAAAGACCACTCTCTTTAACCTAATCGCTGGGATTTTAGAAGTCCAGTCTGGGCGAATTGTCCTTGATGGCGAGGAAAATCCTAAGGGGCGCGTGAGTTATATGTTGCAAAAGGATCTCCTCTTGGAGCACAAGACGGTGCTTGGCAATATCATCCTGCCCCTCTTGATTCAAAAGGTGGATAAGGCGGAAGCTATTGCCCGAGCAGATGAAATCCTTGCGACCTTCCAGCTGACAGCCGTACGGGATAAGTATCCTCATGAACTTAGTGGTGGAATGCGCCAGCGTGTGGCCTTGCTCCGGACCTATCTTTTTGGCCACAAGCTCTTTCTTCTTGACGAGGCTTTTAGCGCTTTGGATGAGATGACCAAGATGGAACTCCACGCTTGGTATCTGGAGATTCATAAGCAGTTGCAGCTAACGACCTTGATCATCACACATAGTATTGAAGAGGCCCTCAATCTCAGCGATCGAATCTATATTTTGAATAATCGCCCTGGGCAGATTGTTTCAGAAATTAAACTAGATTGGTCTGAAGATGAGGACAAGGAAGTCCAAAAAATTGCCTACAAACGACAAATATTAGCAGAATTGGGATTAAATACTTAG
- a CDS encoding ABC transporter substrate-binding protein, whose product MKKTWKVFLTLVTALVAVVLVACGQGTASKDNKEAEVKKIDFILDWTPNTNHTGLYVAKEKGYFKEAGVDVDLKLPPEESSSDLVINGKAPFAIYFQDYMAKKLEKGAGITAVAAIVEHNTSGIISRKSDNVSSPKDLVGKKYGTWNDPTELAMLKTLVESQGGDFEKVEKVPNNDSNSITPIANGVFDTAWIYYGWDGILAKSQGVDANFMYLKDYVKEFDYYSPVIIANNDYLKDNKEEARKVIQAIKKGYQYAMEHPEEAADILIKNAPELKEKRDFVIESQKYLSKEYASDKEKWGQFDAARWNAFYKWDKENGILKEDLTDKGFTNEFVK is encoded by the coding sequence ATGAAGAAAACATGGAAAGTGTTTTTAACGCTTGTAACGGCTCTTGTAGCTGTCGTACTGGTGGCCTGTGGCCAAGGAACTGCTTCTAAGGACAACAAAGAGGCAGAAGTTAAGAAGATTGACTTTATCCTAGACTGGACGCCAAATACCAACCACACAGGGCTGTATGTTGCCAAGGAAAAAGGTTATTTCAAAGAAGCTGGAGTGGATGTTGATTTGAAATTGCCACCTGAAGAAAGCTCGTCTGACTTGGTGATCAATGGCAAGGCGCCATTTGCTATCTATTTCCAAGACTACATGGCTAAGAAATTGGAAAAAGGTGCAGGAATCACTGCCGTTGCCGCTATCGTTGAGCACAACACATCAGGAATCATCTCACGTAAATCGGACAATGTCAGCAGTCCAAAGGACTTGGTTGGGAAGAAATACGGAACTTGGAATGACCCGACTGAACTTGCTATGTTGAAAACCTTGGTGGAATCTCAAGGTGGAGACTTCGAAAAGGTCGAAAAAGTACCAAACAACGACTCAAACTCCATCACACCAATTGCCAATGGCGTCTTTGACACTGCTTGGATCTACTATGGGTGGGACGGTATCCTTGCCAAATCTCAAGGTGTAGACGCCAACTTCATGTACTTGAAAGACTATGTCAAGGAATTTGACTACTACTCACCAGTTATTATCGCAAACAACGACTATCTCAAAGACAACAAGGAAGAAGCTCGTAAAGTCATCCAAGCCATCAAAAAAGGCTACCAATATGCTATGGAACACCCAGAAGAAGCTGCGGATATTCTCATCAAGAATGCACCTGAACTCAAGGAAAAACGTGACTTTGTCATCGAATCGCAAAAATACTTGTCAAAAGAATACGCAAGCGACAAGGAAAAATGGGGACAATTTGACGCAGCTCGCTGGAATGCCTTCTACAAATGGGACAAAGAAAATGGTATCCTTAAAGAAGACTTGACAGACAAAGGCTTCACTAATGAATTTGTAAAATAA
- a CDS encoding ABC transporter permease, which translates to MTNLKSILRRHISLLGFLGVLSIWQLAGVFKLLPKFILPTPLEILQSFVRDREFLWYHSWATLRVALLGLVLGVLIACLMAVLMDSLSWLNDLIYPMMVVVQTIPTIAIAPILVLWLGYGILPKIVLIILTTTFPIIVSILDGFRHCDKDMLTLFSLMRANPWQILWHFKIPVSLPYFYAGLRVSVSYAFITTVVSEWLGGFEGLGVYMIQSKKLFQYDTMFAIIILVSIISLLGMKLVDVSEKYVIKWKRS; encoded by the coding sequence ATGACAAACTTGAAAAGTATACTGAGACGACACATTAGTCTATTGGGTTTTCTAGGAGTCTTGTCAATCTGGCAGTTAGCGGGAGTATTCAAACTTTTACCCAAGTTTATCTTGCCAACTCCTCTTGAGATTCTCCAGTCCTTTGTTCGTGACAGAGAATTTCTCTGGTACCATAGCTGGGCGACCTTGAGAGTGGCTTTGCTAGGTCTAGTCTTAGGAGTCTTGATTGCCTGTCTTATGGCGGTGCTCATGGATAGTCTCTCTTGGCTCAATGACTTGATTTATCCTATGATGGTGGTTGTTCAGACCATTCCGACCATTGCCATAGCGCCTATCTTGGTCTTGTGGCTAGGCTATGGGATTTTGCCCAAGATTGTCTTGATTATCCTGACAACAACCTTCCCTATCATCGTCAGTATTTTGGATGGATTTAGGCATTGTGACAAGGATATGCTGACCTTGTTTAGTCTGATGCGAGCAAACCCTTGGCAAATCCTTTGGCATTTTAAAATACCAGTCAGCCTGCCCTACTTTTATGCGGGATTGAGGGTCAGTGTCTCCTACGCCTTTATCACAACCGTGGTGTCCGAGTGGCTAGGAGGCTTTGAAGGACTAGGTGTCTACATGATTCAGTCCAAGAAACTGTTTCAATATGATACTATGTTTGCGATTATTATTTTAGTGTCGATTATCAGTCTTTTGGGTATGAAGCTGGTTGATGTTAGTGAAAAATATGTGATTAAATGGAAACGTTCATAG
- a CDS encoding thiamine-binding protein yields the protein MKASIALQVLPLSQGIDRIAIIDQVIAYLQAQSVTMVVTPFETVLEGELDELMRILKEALEVAGQEADNVFANVKINVGEILSIDDKLEKYTETTH from the coding sequence ATGAAAGCAAGCATTGCCTTGCAAGTCTTGCCCCTATCACAGGGGATTGATCGAATTGCTATTATCGATCAAGTGATTGCTTATCTGCAAGCTCAGTCCGTGACCATGGTGGTGACACCCTTTGAAACGGTCTTGGAAGGGGAGTTGGATGAGCTTATGCGCATTCTCAAAGAAGCGCTTGAAGTGGCCGGGCAGGAGGCAGATAATGTCTTTGCCAATGTCAAAATAAATGTAGGAGAGATTTTAAGTATTGATGACAAACTTGAAAAGTATACTGAGACGACACATTAG
- the polA gene encoding DNA polymerase I produces MDKKKLLLIDGSSVAFRAFFALYQQLDRFKNANGLHTNAIYGFQLMLNHVLERVEPSHVLVAFDAGKTTFRTEMYADYKGGRAKTPDEFREQFPFIRELLDHLGIRHYELAQYEADDIIGTLGRLAEKDSFDVTIVSGDKDLIQLTDEHTVVEISKKGVAEFEAFTPDYLMEKMGLTPAQFIDLKALMGDKSDNIPGVTKIGEKTGIKLLLEHGSLEGIYENIDGMKASKMKENLINDKEQAFLSKTLATIETNAPIEIGLDDLLYSGPDVENLGKFYDEMGFKQLKQALNVSSTDAPESLDFTIVDQVSQDMLSANSIFHFELFGENYHTDDLVGFAWSCGDKLYATDKLELLQEPILKNFLEKTPLKVYDFKKAKVLLNRLGLNLQAPAFDSRLAKYLLSTVENNEISTIANLYGQTYLADDEIFYGKGVKKAIPEREKFLEHLARKVAVLVETEPVLLEKLSEHGQLDLLYDMEQPLAFVLAKMEIAGIKVKKETLLEMQAENEVVIEQLTQEIYELAGEEFNINSPKQLGVLLFEKLGLPLEYTKKTKTGYSTAVDVLERLAPIAPIVKKILDYRQIAKIQSTYVVGLQDWILDDGKIHTRYVQDLTQTGRLSSVDPNLQNIPVRLEQGRLIRKAFVPEWEDSVLLSSDYSQIELRVLAHISKDEHLIKAFQEGADIHTSTAMRVFEIERPEDVTPNDRRNAKAVNFGVVYGISDFGLANNLGISRKKAKAYIDTYFERFPGIKNYMEEVVREARDKGYVETLFKRRRELPDINSRSFNIRGFAERTAINSPIQGSAADILKIAMIQLDKALVEGGYQTKMLLQVHDEIVLEVPKSELAAVKALVKQTMEEAIQLSVPLIADENEGATWYEAK; encoded by the coding sequence ATGGACAAGAAAAAATTATTATTAATTGATGGATCTTCAGTTGCTTTTCGAGCTTTTTTTGCGCTTTATCAGCAGTTGGATCGGTTTAAAAATGCTAATGGCCTTCATACCAATGCAATCTACGGTTTTCAACTCATGTTGAATCATGTCTTAGAGCGGGTTGAGCCTAGTCATGTTTTGGTAGCCTTTGATGCAGGTAAGACGACTTTCAGAACAGAGATGTATGCAGACTACAAGGGTGGCCGTGCTAAAACTCCAGATGAGTTTCGTGAGCAATTTCCCTTCATTCGTGAGTTGTTAGACCATCTTGGGATTCGCCATTATGAGTTGGCCCAGTATGAAGCTGATGATATCATCGGGACCCTAGGTCGTTTGGCTGAGAAGGATTCTTTTGATGTGACAATCGTTAGCGGAGACAAGGACTTGATCCAGTTGACGGATGAGCATACGGTTGTCGAGATTTCTAAGAAAGGTGTGGCTGAGTTTGAGGCCTTTACGCCAGACTATCTTATGGAAAAAATGGGCCTCACACCAGCTCAGTTTATAGATCTCAAGGCTCTTATGGGGGATAAGTCTGATAATATCCCTGGCGTCACTAAGATCGGTGAAAAGACGGGTATCAAGCTCTTGCTAGAACACGGTTCGTTAGAGGGTATTTATGAAAATATCGATGGGATGAAGGCTTCTAAGATGAAGGAAAATCTCATCAATGACAAGGAACAAGCCTTTTTGTCTAAAACCTTGGCGACCATTGAGACAAATGCACCGATTGAGATTGGCCTTGATGATTTGCTTTATAGTGGACCAGATGTGGAAAATCTCGGGAAATTCTACGATGAGATGGGCTTCAAACAGCTCAAGCAAGCTTTAAATGTGTCATCAACGGATGCGCCTGAAAGTTTGGATTTCACTATCGTTGACCAAGTCAGTCAAGACATGCTGAGCGCCAACTCTATCTTCCACTTTGAGCTTTTTGGTGAGAATTACCATACAGATGACTTGGTTGGTTTTGCCTGGTCCTGTGGGGATAAACTTTACGCTACAGACAAACTTGAGCTCTTGCAGGAGCCGATTCTCAAGAATTTTCTAGAAAAAACACCTCTGAAAGTGTATGACTTTAAGAAAGCGAAGGTTCTTTTAAATCGTTTGGGCTTGAATTTGCAGGCCCCTGCTTTTGACAGTCGTTTGGCCAAATACCTCCTCTCTACTGTCGAGAACAATGAAATTTCAACCATTGCGAATCTCTATGGCCAAACTTATTTGGCTGATGATGAGATTTTCTACGGTAAGGGAGTCAAGAAAGCCATTCCTGAGAGAGAGAAATTCTTGGAGCATTTGGCTCGCAAGGTTGCTGTATTGGTTGAGACTGAGCCGGTTTTACTTGAAAAACTCAGTGAACATGGGCAGTTAGATCTCCTCTATGACATGGAGCAACCTCTGGCTTTTGTCCTTGCCAAGATGGAAATTGCTGGTATCAAGGTCAAAAAAGAAACCCTGCTTGAGATGCAAGCTGAAAATGAGGTCGTCATTGAGCAACTCACTCAAGAGATTTACGAACTGGCTGGTGAGGAGTTTAATATCAACTCACCCAAGCAGTTGGGCGTGCTTCTCTTTGAAAAGCTCGGCCTTCCTCTAGAATACACCAAGAAAACCAAGACAGGTTACTCGACAGCAGTGGATGTGCTGGAGCGTCTGGCTCCTATTGCACCGATTGTCAAAAAAATTCTAGACTACCGTCAGATTGCTAAGATTCAGTCCACCTATGTGGTTGGCTTGCAGGATTGGATTTTAGATGATGGCAAGATCCATACGCGCTATGTGCAAGATTTGACTCAGACTGGGCGTTTGTCTAGTGTAGATCCAAACCTCCAAAATATCCCTGTTCGCTTGGAACAAGGCCGTCTCATTCGTAAGGCTTTTGTACCAGAGTGGGAGGATAGTGTCCTTCTTAGCTCCGACTATTCACAGATTGAGTTGCGCGTTTTGGCGCATATCTCTAAGGATGAGCACTTAATCAAAGCCTTCCAAGAGGGAGCAGATATCCATACTTCGACAGCTATGCGTGTCTTTGAAATTGAACGTCCTGAGGATGTGACGCCAAACGACCGTCGCAATGCCAAGGCTGTCAACTTTGGAGTGGTTTACGGGATTTCAGATTTTGGTTTGGCGAACAATCTTGGTATTAGTCGTAAGAAGGCCAAAGCCTACATTGATACCTACTTTGAGCGTTTTCCTGGGATTAAAAACTATATGGAAGAAGTGGTACGTGAAGCGCGTGATAAGGGATATGTAGAGACCCTCTTCAAGCGTCGTCGAGAGCTACCAGATATCAATTCGCGCAGCTTTAACATTCGTGGTTTTGCAGAGCGAACTGCCATTAACTCCCCTATTCAGGGTTCGGCAGCAGATATCCTCAAGATTGCTATGATCCAGCTAGACAAAGCTCTAGTTGAGGGTGGTTATCAGACCAAGATGCTCTTGCAAGTGCATGATGAAATCGTCCTTGAGGTTCCGAAATCAGAACTAGCAGCCGTTAAAGCTCTAGTGAAACAAACCATGGAAGAAGCCATCCAACTCAGTGTTCCACTCATTGCTGATGAGAATGAAGGAGCAACTTGGTACGAAGCTAAATAA
- a CDS encoding N-acetylmuramoyl-L-alanine amidase family protein — MTFFKSGVKKSRCTQLSVGLATLFVTSTFLFGGESVQADSVARGDDYPLHYKNGSVEIDQWRMYSRQCTSFAAFRLSSVNGFEIPPAYGNANEWGHRASREGYRVDTKPEVGAIAWSTEGYYGHVAWVSNVSGDTIEIEEYNYGVREKYNRRSVKASSMTGFIHFKDLSASHGASEGARNSELPSSGTIVFTGKLPIMEQPSSTGQVIDYYYAGESVSYDQVLEKDGYKWLSYLSYSGSRRYVQYAELSNTEKGWKKEGGSWYYRENGKLATGWKKVNGSWYHFKDNGSMSTGWVKDSSHWYYLKASGEMQTGWLKENGTWYYLESSGAMKSSQWFQVGGKSYYVNASGALAVNTTVDGYRVDSNGARI; from the coding sequence ATGACGTTTTTTAAATCAGGAGTTAAGAAGAGTAGATGTACTCAGTTGAGTGTAGGGTTGGCTACTTTGTTCGTTACGAGTACCTTTTTGTTTGGTGGGGAATCGGTTCAGGCCGACAGTGTAGCGCGTGGTGATGACTATCCGCTTCACTACAAAAATGGTAGTGTTGAAATCGATCAATGGCGGATGTATTCTCGCCAGTGTACCTCTTTTGCGGCCTTTCGTTTGAGTAGTGTAAATGGCTTTGAGATTCCTCCTGCCTACGGAAATGCGAATGAATGGGGGCATCGTGCTAGTCGTGAAGGTTATCGTGTGGATACTAAGCCAGAAGTTGGGGCTATTGCTTGGTCGACAGAAGGTTATTATGGGCACGTGGCCTGGGTATCAAATGTATCAGGGGATACGATTGAGATCGAAGAGTATAATTATGGGGTTAGGGAGAAATACAATCGTCGCAGCGTAAAAGCTAGTTCTATGACAGGCTTTATTCATTTCAAGGATTTATCCGCTAGCCATGGTGCGAGTGAGGGTGCTCGTAACTCAGAGCTTCCGTCCAGTGGGACAATAGTGTTCACGGGAAAATTGCCGATTATGGAGCAACCATCAAGCACAGGACAAGTTATTGACTACTATTATGCTGGTGAAAGTGTGAGTTATGACCAAGTGCTTGAAAAAGATGGTTATAAGTGGCTCAGTTATTTGTCTTATAGCGGTTCTAGAAGATATGTGCAGTATGCAGAGTTAAGCAATACAGAAAAAGGCTGGAAAAAAGAAGGAGGGAGTTGGTATTACCGAGAGAATGGTAAGCTAGCGACAGGATGGAAAAAAGTTAACGGCAGTTGGTATCACTTTAAAGACAATGGAAGCATGTCAACAGGTTGGGTGAAGGATAGTTCGCATTGGTACTATCTAAAGGCATCAGGGGAGATGCAGACAGGATGGCTCAAGGAAAATGGAACATGGTATTATTTGGAGAGTTCAGGTGCTATGAAGTCTAGCCAGTGGTTCCAGGTAGGAGGAAAGTCTTATTACGTCAATGCTTCAGGGGCTTTAGCAGTGAATACTACTGTAGATGGCTATCGAGTGGATAGTAATGGAGCTAGAATCTAG
- a CDS encoding Veg family protein has protein sequence MSDAFTDVAKMKKIKEEIKAHEGQVVEMTLENGRKRQKNRLGKLIEVYPSLFIVEFGDVEGDKQANVYVESFTYSDILTEKNLIRYLDQES, from the coding sequence ATGTCAGATGCATTTACAGATGTAGCCAAGATGAAAAAAATCAAAGAAGAGATCAAGGCGCATGAGGGACAAGTCGTTGAAATGACTTTGGAGAATGGCCGTAAGCGCCAAAAAAACAGACTGGGTAAGTTAATTGAGGTTTATCCATCTCTGTTTATCGTTGAATTTGGGGATGTTGAAGGAGATAAACAAGCCAATGTCTATGTTGAATCCTTCACCTACTCAGATATCTTGACAGAAAAGAACTTGATTCGCTATCTAGACCAAGAATCATAA
- the dnaB gene encoding replicative DNA helicase: MAEVEELRVQPQDILAEQSVLGAIFIDESKLVFVREYIDSRDFFKYAHRLIFQAMVDLSDRGEAIDATTVRTILDSQGDLQNIGGLSYLVEIVNSVPTSANAEYYAKIVAEKAMLRRLISKLTESVNQAYEASKPADEIIAQAEKGLIDVSENANRSGFKNIRDILNINFGNLEVRSQQTTDITGIATGYRDLDHMTTGLHEEELIILAARPAVGKTAFALNIAQNIGTKLDKTVAIFSLEMGAESLVDRMLAAEGLVESHSIRTGQLTDEEWQKYTIAQGNLANASIYIDDTPGIRITEIRSRSRKLAQETGNLGLILIDYLQLITGTGRENRQQEVSEISRQLKILAKELKVPVIALSQLSRGVEQRQDKRPVLSDIRESGSIEQDADIVAFLYRDDYYDRAGEEEEGIPNNKVEVIIEKNRSGARGTVELIFQKEYNKFSSISKREA, translated from the coding sequence ATGGCAGAAGTAGAGGAACTGCGAGTTCAACCTCAGGATATTTTGGCAGAACAATCTGTTCTGGGGGCTATTTTTATAGATGAGAGTAAGCTCGTTTTTGTCCGAGAATACATTGATTCTCGTGACTTCTTTAAATATGCTCATCGGTTGATCTTCCAAGCGATGGTAGATTTGTCGGATCGTGGGGAAGCAATTGATGCGACGACAGTTCGGACGATTTTGGATAGCCAAGGGGATCTCCAAAATATTGGTGGCTTGTCTTACCTTGTCGAAATTGTCAACTCTGTACCAACTTCAGCCAATGCAGAATATTATGCTAAAATCGTAGCCGAAAAGGCTATGCTACGTCGCTTGATTTCCAAGTTGACAGAGTCTGTCAACCAAGCCTATGAGGCTTCTAAGCCTGCAGATGAAATCATCGCTCAAGCTGAAAAGGGACTCATTGATGTTAGCGAAAATGCCAATCGTAGTGGGTTCAAGAATATTCGCGATATTTTAAATATCAACTTTGGGAACTTAGAAGTTCGGTCACAACAAACAACGGATATCACTGGTATTGCAACGGGTTACCGTGATTTGGACCATATGACGACAGGTCTCCACGAGGAGGAGCTAATTATCCTAGCGGCGCGACCAGCGGTTGGTAAGACAGCTTTTGCCTTGAATATTGCTCAGAACATTGGGACTAAGTTGGATAAGACGGTTGCTATCTTTTCGCTGGAAATGGGTGCGGAAAGTCTAGTAGACCGGATGCTAGCGGCCGAAGGATTAGTGGAGTCCCATTCTATCCGTACAGGTCAATTGACTGATGAGGAATGGCAAAAGTATACCATTGCTCAAGGGAACCTAGCCAACGCGAGTATCTATATCGATGATACACCAGGGATTCGGATCACGGAAATTCGTTCGCGCTCACGCAAACTGGCTCAAGAAACTGGAAATCTTGGTTTGATTTTGATTGACTACCTACAGCTTATCACAGGAACTGGTCGTGAGAACCGCCAACAAGAAGTCTCTGAAATTTCTCGTCAGTTGAAAATTCTAGCTAAGGAGCTAAAAGTTCCAGTCATTGCTCTTAGTCAGTTATCTCGTGGAGTGGAACAGCGTCAGGATAAGAGACCAGTCTTGTCTGATATTCGTGAATCGGGTTCTATCGAGCAGGATGCGGATATCGTAGCCTTTCTATACCGTGACGACTACTATGATCGTGCGGGTGAAGAAGAGGAAGGAATTCCAAATAACAAGGTAGAGGTTATCATCGAGAAAAACCGTAGTGGAGCTCGCGGTACGGTGGAATTGATTTTCCAAAAAGAATACAATAAATTTTCAAGTATCTCAAAGAGGGAGGCATAA
- the rplI gene encoding 50S ribosomal protein L9 produces the protein MKVIFLADVKGKGKKGEIKEVPTGYAQNFLIKKNLAKEATAQAVGELRGKQKSEEKAHAEMIAEAKAIKAKLEAEETVVEFVEKVGPDGRTFGSITNKKIAEELQKQFGIKIDKRNIQVQAPIRAVGLIDVPVKIYQDVTSVINLRVKEG, from the coding sequence ATGAAAGTAATCTTTTTAGCAGATGTTAAAGGAAAAGGAAAAAAGGGCGAAATCAAGGAAGTGCCAACTGGCTATGCTCAAAACTTCCTGATTAAAAAGAATTTGGCCAAGGAAGCGACTGCTCAAGCAGTGGGTGAGTTGCGTGGAAAACAAAAATCAGAAGAAAAGGCTCATGCTGAAATGATTGCTGAAGCAAAAGCCATCAAGGCTAAGCTTGAAGCAGAAGAAACGGTTGTAGAGTTTGTTGAAAAGGTTGGACCAGATGGCCGTACATTTGGCTCCATCACTAACAAGAAAATTGCAGAAGAATTGCAAAAGCAATTTGGTATCAAGATTGACAAACGCAATATTCAAGTGCAAGCACCAATTCGAGCAGTAGGTTTGATTGATGTACCAGTGAAAATCTATCAAGATGTTACAAGTGTCATCAATCTTCGTGTAAAAGAAGGTTAA
- a CDS encoding DHH family phosphoesterase codes for MKKNNLIPFSAVLLGLATFGILTLLIIFSHNLAVTITVLFLFVLLYLLLFVWQKKQYEKSEIEQIQYVNHQAENSLSTLLDQMPVGVLKLDLSSGEVEWFNPYAELILTTEEGEIDVELIQTIIKASVGNPGSYATLGETRYAVHMDKASGVLYFFDVSGEYEATVELVTSRPVIGVISVDNYDDLEDATSDSDISHINSFVANFVSEFASKYAMFSRRVGMDRFYVFTDYTVLEELMNDKFSVIDTFREESKQRQLPLTLSMGFSYGDGNHEEIGKIALLNLNLAEVRGGDQVVVKENDETKNPVYFGGGTAASIKRTRTRTRAMMTAISDKIRSVDQVFVVGHKNLDMDALGSSVGMQLFASNIIENSYAVYDADKMSADIERAIQFLKKEDTTKLLSLTDAMKLVTSRSLLILVDHSKTALTLSKDFYDLFAQTIVIDHHRRDQDFPENAVITYIESGASSASELVTELIQFQNSKKNRLSRMQASVLMAGMMLDTKNFTSRVTSRTFDVASYLRTRGSDSIAIQEIAATDFEEYREVNELILQGRKLASDILIAQAKDSTTYDTVVISKAADAMLAMSGIEASFVLAKNTQGFISISARSRSKINVQRIMEELGGGGHFNLAAAQIENMSLSEAGEKLTKLILDELKEKEKEE; via the coding sequence ATGAAAAAAAATAATTTAATCCCGTTTTCTGCAGTCTTGCTAGGACTTGCAACTTTCGGAATCTTAACTTTGCTGATTATTTTTTCACATAATCTTGCTGTAACAATCACTGTTTTATTTTTATTTGTACTGCTTTATCTGCTTTTATTTGTATGGCAAAAAAAACAGTATGAAAAGAGCGAAATTGAACAAATCCAATATGTAAATCACCAAGCCGAAAATAGCTTGAGTACTTTGCTTGATCAAATGCCGGTGGGAGTCCTGAAATTAGACTTATCAAGTGGAGAAGTGGAATGGTTTAATCCCTATGCTGAGCTGATTTTGACTACTGAAGAAGGCGAAATTGATGTTGAGTTAATTCAAACCATCATCAAGGCTTCTGTTGGGAATCCAGGTTCCTATGCTACCTTGGGCGAAACACGGTATGCTGTTCATATGGACAAGGCTTCAGGCGTTTTGTATTTTTTTGATGTTTCTGGGGAGTACGAAGCAACTGTCGAATTGGTAACTAGCCGTCCAGTCATTGGGGTCATCTCAGTGGATAATTACGATGATTTGGAGGATGCGACGTCTGACTCTGATATCAGCCATATCAATAGCTTTGTAGCTAATTTTGTTTCAGAATTTGCTAGTAAGTATGCTATGTTTTCTCGCCGTGTGGGGATGGATCGTTTTTATGTATTCACAGATTACACAGTACTCGAGGAATTGATGAATGATAAATTCTCTGTTATTGATACTTTCCGAGAAGAATCAAAACAGAGGCAGCTACCCCTAACTTTAAGTATGGGATTTTCTTATGGTGATGGAAATCATGAAGAGATAGGGAAAATTGCCTTGCTCAACTTGAACTTAGCAGAAGTTCGCGGTGGTGACCAGGTGGTGGTCAAGGAAAATGACGAAACCAAGAATCCAGTCTACTTTGGTGGAGGAACTGCTGCGTCTATCAAACGTACTCGTACACGTACGAGAGCCATGATGACAGCCATTTCTGATAAGATTCGAAGTGTTGACCAGGTTTTTGTAGTCGGTCATAAAAATCTAGATATGGATGCCTTGGGATCTTCGGTTGGTATGCAATTGTTTGCAAGTAATATTATTGAGAACAGTTATGCTGTCTACGATGCAGATAAAATGTCAGCAGATATCGAGCGTGCTATCCAGTTCTTAAAGAAGGAAGATACTACGAAACTTTTATCTCTTACTGATGCGATGAAGCTAGTTACAAGCCGTTCGTTATTGATTTTAGTGGATCACTCAAAGACGGCTTTGACCTTATCGAAAGATTTTTATGATTTGTTTGCTCAAACTATTGTTATTGACCATCATAGACGTGATCAGGATTTCCCTGAGAATGCAGTCATCACCTATATTGAAAGTGGAGCAAGTAGTGCGAGTGAGCTGGTCACAGAATTGATTCAGTTCCAAAATTCTAAGAAAAATCGTTTGAGTCGTATGCAGGCTAGCGTACTGATGGCTGGAATGATGTTGGATACCAAGAACTTTACATCTCGCGTAACGAGTCGAACCTTTGATGTGGCTAGCTACCTCAGAACACGTGGAAGCGATAGTATTGCTATCCAGGAGATTGCTGCGACAGATTTTGAAGAGTACCGTGAGGTAAATGAACTCATTTTACAAGGTCGTAAGCTAGCTTCAGATATCTTGATTGCCCAAGCTAAGGACTCAACCACTTATGACACCGTTGTTATCAGTAAGGCTGCCGATGCTATGCTGGCTATGTCCGGTATTGAGGCTAGTTTCGTTCTGGCAAAAAATACACAAGGATTTATCTCTATCTCGGCTCGAAGCCGTAGTAAAATCAATGTGCAACGTATTATGGAAGAGCTAGGTGGCGGAGGCCATTTTAATCTAGCGGCTGCGCAAATCGAGAATATGAGTCTGTCAGAAGCAGGAGAGAAATTGACTAAACTAATCTTGGATGAACTAAAGGAAAAGGAGAAAGAAGAATGA